GTTAATATTTTGAGAAAATGTAGTATTcttaaattgtacttttttgaGTAAATTCTGTCGTGTTTCTTTCAGATAAGTACTAATGCCATTTAGAAGCTTGTTTCACATGAATTGTAATTTACAGTTTTTAGAACACATACCAAGTtactaaataagaaaaaaacctTGAAAAGCAAATTTGACACTAGAACAGGATtcctttttccttcttttttgtcACCAGTTATTTTTATACAGAATCACCATTGTTTCCCCCATAGCAACAATAATAGCCTCATAACACTTCCTGTCGAGTCCTGCACTGGAAGAAAAAGCACAACACAGCAGCTTgatttgaaataacaaaaaagaggTAATGATTTGAAAAGCATATTTATTGGcttaattacattaataataaaaaaatacccttGCATTCCTGTACGTATCCACTCTCATAAATAATTGCTTAGATCTGCACGTTGCAATTTCCATAAAAACCTACACACAATCACCTTGATGAACTTTCACCTTAAAACAAGCCACACAGATGGGAATTAGTGAGATTTTACCCATTTGCTCATGCCTTTCTTGAAATAAGCTGTAGTTGGAAAACCAATATAAATATTCTCAATAATTTGCCACCAAGAGACCTTTGACCTTTCATAATCCAAACAATAACTCAATTATTCATGGGCGCTTGATAATTAAACcaatttattatattgtattttccaacaaaactGTGAACACTTCTCAAGAATATTAAACAAGAGAACATGTGTTAAAGAAAAGCAAGGCAAGACGCCTTTTAGTCATAGAAAATAGTCTTGTATTCAGGCAACagtcctcttaaaaaaaaaaaaaaaaaaatatatatatatatattatattatatatatatatatatatattaaaataccgGGATGGCCCTAGTTGTGGAATTGTGGAGAAAAATCTACAgaaatgtgttttggttttttcacACTCACATAAATAACAATTCAAGGGCcctttagaggaaaaaaaaaaactaatggtaTTATAGTTGTTTGCACAAAAGTGTCATTTAAGTTTTTCAGTGATGGATGAGGCATCTAATTTACACTGCTTTAACTTAAACAAAAGAAGCAGAACAATCTACAAATGGCAACCCTAGCAGCCTAGCCACCctttataaacataaaaacaacaatataccACATTTACACATCAAGCTGTAGTCTTACATTGATTTCCATACAATTCAAACATGCAGTACACCAGTGCTTACGGTTAGGGTTTCAACAGCTTCACATTTACATGGTGACCAAATCGACGTTGGAAAGATGTACTATACTTACTGATAAATGTCTGTTGTATTCTGAGTTTAGGCTATTCCTGTTTTTAATCACCCTTTCAGTAAGTGTGAAGTCATTCTAGAAGCCTGTGCTAAATTTGAGCGCTGTATTGGGCTATTGAAGGCCTAGTTAATTAAAATCTCATGTATCAGCCCTACTGAAAGATGTGATTTGCAGGGTAGGTTGTCTCTGAATTAACTTTTCTATCCTGACACAAACTtgcactatttatttaattattattattattattattattattattattattattattattattattattattattaatttggtgTTACTCAGACTAACATCAACAGATCATGCAGATTGGTCTTGCCTTTGAATATGACTCAGACTTACTCCTGCTCTTTTTGAACAGTGTTCTTGAGAACAAACCTACTACAAGCTGAGTGAAGGGAGGATTCATTTCCACATTAACCACAAGCAGTATTTCAGTTCTTGTTTTAAAGATCTCCAGTAGCCTAATGGCTGTTTCTGGCCAGGCTCACTCCCTATCCTTATGAAAGCCTACTCAAACCAAAAGAAATAGCTGAATGTCTTGTTACTTACGCCACTCAGCACACATTTTTCTGGTATTAGTAAAGAAGATTTCCCAACCCAGTCCATTTTGGGGAAATGAAATCTGGTTGCAAGCACCCACTGGGAAATAGACAGATGCAAACTTCAAAGTGCAGTCGTAGTGTATTACTAATCAGCTTAACCAATTAAAACTCATTTCAAGGCTTATTGTGGTACAGACATAATCACTTATTCTACCTGACCAGACTATAGTATGAAGTAAGTGGAGAATATGAAGTATACAATCAGATAGTGTAGAATATATTTAAGAAATTATTTGTTACATTTGGTCTgaacaaacacactgaaaaatGTGCCTGGTTCACAAATAAGGCATAATTATTGTCAATTCCACCTGATGCATTAAATTATACTGATTTTTGTGGACCGTGTACAACCAccaacacatatattatatatatatatatatatatatatatatatatatatatatatatatatatatattatatatatatatatatatatattttttttattttatttttttttctaggactGGCCTTTGAATACACCTTAATAAATTAACGCTTGCTGGAATGGTCAAAGTTTAATAAACAGTTAAGGTAGTACCTCTTTACTCTTTCACACTGTCCTCTTTTTATcgagaactttttttttataaaaatataactgTAGTCAACATCAAAAACCTTATTCaagtttcaaaaaataaatatattcttaacaACACTTGATGTTCGGTAACAGCTTTACATTTCACTTTAAAGTTCACTCTCAATATATGGAAGGCATTTAGCAATTATTCAGTGCACTCGAAAACAAATGTGTTACTATCAATGTTCAAACACAAACTGTAAGCAACTGCTTGATACCATGGCTGAACAGTTCTTTATGCATTCATTGCAAAGTCAGAGATAGAACGTGTACTTCAAATAAATCAGTAAACTGCTACATAGCAAGGGAACAATCTTGAGTAGTTACACAAATAGCAAAAGTTTAATTTTGGGTGTGGTAAACTTTGCAATTTTTAAGTAAGATGCCCTATATTTTAGGAAATAGCTTTCATCAAAAAATACTTACACATGTCTACTCAAGAAATGTCACTCcaacaaattacttttttgacACTGTATATAATTTCcctaaatatataacaataatatagcataaatattaaacattacttaattattttgtttcaagtGCAATGTTTAGTTCCCAAAATAATACAAGTGTCTGCCAGACactcatatttttgtttaaacaacatAAACAGTAAAGATGCATTTTTTGCATAAATAAATTCTTACATACCACTTTCAGCATCTTTAAAAGAATAGAAACACATATGTGTTCAAAGGCTATACAAACCTAAGCCCTCTGCTAATTCAATGTGTGtaaattagtattatttatttatttatttatttatacacagtatGCCAAAAGCATAAGTAAAGAAATGTTCAATGGTGTTCcacttttataaatgtttcacaCTTTAATGGTAATTCATAAAGTTAGTTAAATATGAGCTGTGAGTTTTTGGAATTCTGTGGACATAAACTGCCCATTTTAAGCTTAAACATACAATACACTAAATACTTTTTCATGTAATCTTATGTAATATAGTGATATTTCCACTATAAGGTTAAAAAGCATCTTGATTGGAGaattacacaattaattttaaacaaacattctaACATGGCTATAGTCACaacttaaatacagtacagtatgtagacCTTAAATGGTACCTTGCACACCTATTATTCTGTAAAAcagtttacataaaaataaagttcACATTATGATACACTTTATCATATGTTCATTTTCAAATTCAAAAATAGGTTTGTAGTAAGTGACGCTGTTTCCTTTAAGAAGTGACGTGAAAAAGCAGTACTATCTGAAAGCTTACGTTTGTATTGAGTCATGTTTTTTAATGAGGGTGTTCAAGAAGTATTGTCCCTTTGGAAGCTGTTGAAAAAACCCAAGAACCGCCTTCCTGCATCAAATGATATGTTTCCAATTGTAGAACGACAGTTCcttaaaacaaatgtgtctgAATAGTCTGCCCGTAGTTTGCATTTCTATGTTTCGGGTGCTCACAGCTTGCTGGAGTCTTACGGAATGTAACCCACAATGTAAAGGTTGTGAGGTATATTTTCCCTTTTTGATATAAATTGTGTAGATGTGCAAAGTCTGAGATTCAATAAATGGCACCAGTCAAGGGCTATTACGTGTTATCAAAACCGAGCTCAAAGTTATTATTGTGTTCAAACCCAAAGCTTTTCCTcccatttttgttctttaaatcaCAGTTCTGAAATTCAGTACGGGCACAGTATGGGTACCCTTACAGATTCTTTACTTTGCAGAGGTGCTTGAGAAATATTTCTTTACTGCGTCATTTCTTCACAGTGACTCAAACACACAGGCGGTTCAGCAGCTGGCACTTTCCCCGCTCTTTGCCAGGGTAGCTGTGCTCACTGCTATCTGGCACCCGTTGGTGACATGATTCATGACTTTATGTTTGAGCTGTGACACCTGCTCTCTCAGGACATTAGCTGTGGAGGCCAGGTCTGAGTTTTGCGTCTTCAGTACCTTCACTTTTTCCTCCAGGCGGGAAATTCTCTCTAGCTTCCTCTTCCGGCACTTAGAAGCGGCGATGCGATTCCTCAGCCTCTTGCGCTCTGCTTTGATCCTCTCCTGGGTCTCCAGGTCGATGGGGGAGAGGGTGATCGGAGAGCTGGAGGGATCCCCTGGGAGGTGGGGCACTTCTGGTACTGTCTGGGGCTCATCTATCCCCCTCCCAATGGGGTGATGACCTTGCCCAAGACCAGGGTGCATTGATCCATGACCAGTGATAGTGTAGGGGTTCTGACCTCCTGGATaagaagcagaaacagcaatctGGCCATGGTTGTAGCTCGGTGTCAAGTTGGTGTAAATAGGCATCTCTCCACTGGGAAGGACATTTCTTTGGAAAGGTACCTGCATTGTGGAGGATGGAGAGATGGGCGACCCGATGAGCTGATTTTGTTTATGGAGATCTGCCAGGGCTTTCACAAATCCATCAGCAAAGCCCTCCTGCTCATTAGTGACCTGGTTTCTGTACATAAAAGTGTTACCGGTGGAGTTTGGGGCAGGA
The sequence above is a segment of the Polyodon spathula isolate WHYD16114869_AA chromosome 2, ASM1765450v1, whole genome shotgun sequence genome. Coding sequences within it:
- the LOC121303585 gene encoding transcription factor AP-1-like yields the protein MESPFYHDDAVSLQNAGQISDYNTRYSSQKIMNKKNMAAQNFSGPVGYNSGLKLLPGQSDCNGNLNSNNPGVDNNTAGSLMSSTDVNLLKLSSPDLEHLIIQSNQGLVTTSPAPNSTGNTFMYRNQVTNEQEGFADGFVKALADLHKQNQLIGSPISPSSTMQVPFQRNVLPSGEMPIYTNLTPSYNHGQIAVSASYPGGQNPYTITGHGSMHPGLGQGHHPIGRGIDEPQTVPEVPHLPGDPSSSPITLSPIDLETQERIKAERKRLRNRIAASKCRKRKLERISRLEEKVKVLKTQNSDLASTANVLREQVSQLKHKVMNHVTNGCQIAVSTATLAKSGESASC